The sequence CCGTTACCGGCGTCCCGGTCTCGTCGTACGCGAACACGTCCTGCCCGTACCTCTCGACCATGCGCGGCCCGACGGCGAACGCATCGACCTGTTCGCGCGGGAGCTCGTCGACAGCGACCGCGAGCACGACGAGCTGCCGTGGCTGCTGTGGCTCCAGGGCGGGCCGGGCAACCGGGCGGAGCGACCCGGCCAGGTCTCCGGCTGGCTGGCGCGGGCACTACGCGAGTTCCGCGTCGTCCTCATGGACCAGCGCGGCACGGGGCGGTCGACGCCGGCGACGCGGCAGACGCTGCCCGAGCGCGGTGACGCGAAGGCGCAGGCCGCATACCTGACGCACTTCCGCGCCGACTCGATCGTGCGCGACGGCGAGGTGCTCAGGCGCACGCTCGCCGGCGACGACGCGAGGTGGACGCTGGTCGGCCAGAGCTTCGGCGGCTTCTGCGTGCTGAGCTACCTGTCGTTCGCGCCCGACGGCGTGCGCGAGGCGATCGTCACCGGTGGCCTGCCCGCGCTCGAAGGAGGGCCCGATCCCGTCTATCGGTCGACGTACGAGCAGGTCGCGCGACGGAACGCGGCGTACTTCGCGCGCTACCCGGACGACCAGCGACGCGCACGTGACGTCGCCAGGCACCTCACCGGTACGGCGGAGCGGCTGCCGACGGGGGAGGTGCTGACGGCGCGGCGCTTCCAGACAGCCGGCATGGTGCTCGGCAACGCGGCGAGGTTCGACGCGTTCCACGACCTGCTCGAGGATCCGTTCGCGACGTCGGGTGGCACGCGGGTCCTGAACGACACGTTCCTGCACGCGGTCTCGGCGATGGTGTCGTTCGCGGACCGTCCGCTCTACGCACTGCTGCACGAGCCCTGCTGGTGCCAGGGCGAGGCCGCGAACTGGTCCGCGGAACGGACCCGCGCCGAGCGCGGCGGGGAGTTCGCCGCGGCGGCCGACACGTTCCGCTTCACCGGCGAGATGGTCTACCCGTGGCAGTACGACGAGGATCCGGCGCTCGTCCCGCTGCGCGACACCGCGTACCTGCTCGCGGAGAAGGACGACTGGCCCGCGCTCTACGACGTCGACCGGCTCGCCGCCAACGAGGTGCCGGTGGCGGCCGCGGTGTACGTCGACGACATGTACGTGCCGTTGGACCATTCGCTGACGACGGCGAGGCGGATCGGTGCACTGAACCCCTGGATCACGAACACGCACCAGCACGACGGCATCCGGCAGGACGGCGCGGCCGTCCTCGACCGGATGCTCGACATGGTGCGCGGCCGGTGACAGCGACCGCCACGCTGGGCGTGGTGACCATCGGGCAGGCGCCGAGGGACGACCTCGTGCCCGAGATGGTGCCGCTGCTGCCGCGATGCCGCATCGTCGAGCGTGGCGCCCTCGACGGTCTGTCGCCCGCGGAGATCGCCGGCATGGCGCCGCGGGACGGGGAGGCGGCGTTCACCTCCAGGCTCGCGGACGGCACGGGCGTCGTGTTCGGCCACGACCGGGCCGTACCTCTCGTGGAACGCGCCGTCGCACGCGCGGAGGACGACGGTGCGGACGTCGTGCTGATCGTGTGCGGCGGCTCGTTCCCACCGCTCGCGCACCACCGCCCGTTGCTGCTCACCGAGTCCCTCGCACACCACGCCGTCGCCGCACTCGCGGGTGAGCAGCGGGTCGGCGTCGTCCGCCCGCTGCCGAGCCAGCTCGACGACGGCCGTCGAGCCTGGGAACGCACGCTCGGCCGTCCGGTGGCGGCGATGGCAGCGGCGAGCCCGTACACCGACGGTCTCTCGGTGATCGCCTCTGCCGCGACCGGTCTCGCGGAGGACTGCGACGTGGTCGTGCTTGACTGCATCGGTTATGACGAGCGGATGCGTGCGGCGGCCGCGGTGGCGAGCGGGCTGCCGGTGCTGCTGATTCGGAGCTTGGCCGCTCGTCTTGTGGGGGAGCTGCTTGCGGGTACGCCGCCTCACCCCTCTTTTGATTGTGTAAGTCGATCGTCGGGTGTCAAGAATCCGCACAACGCGTTTATCGAGTGACTGTCCGCTGGCGGAGTCTTGACACCCGACGATCGACCTGAACTACCCGCATCTACGCGGTGAGGCAGCTCCCCTGGGCGCCGCGCTTCCCGGTCACTGGGTGGTCGCCTTTTTCGTTATCCCTTCGTTACGCCCGATGGCCGTTAATACTGTGGATTTCCTCGGAACAGTGTCGGTGACGTGGTCTAGTATTTGTTTATGGACGAGGACAGGGCCGCACCGCCGTCGGTCGACGAACAGGCCTGGGAAGACGTCCTCACCATCAGCCAGGCACTGGGCCGTCTCGCCCGGACCGACTTCGCGTCGGTGTCCGACCTCGACGGGCTGGCGCTCGCCGCAGAGGAAGCCGCTCGGAAGATGCCGCTGGTGTCGCAGGCGTTTGCGCGGGAGGTCCGCGACCGGGGCCTGCACGTCGACCGGGGTGCCCGGTCGGTGGAGTCCTACCTGCGGTCGGTGCTGCGGATCGACCCCAGCGAGGCGAAAGCCCGCCTCGCCGCGGTCGACGCGCTGCACCCCCGCACCCAACCGTCCGGTGAGGTGCTGCCGCCGAAGTACCCGAAGGCCGCCGGCGCGGTCGTGTCCGGGGAGATGTCCACCAGCCACGCGATGGTGATCGCCGACGCCCTGGACACCCTCCCCGCGGCGGTGCCGGTCCAGGTGCGAGACGACGCCGAGCAGCACCTGGTCGAGTGCGCGTTGGAGATGCACCCGGCGTTTCTGAAACGGGCGGCGGAGACGATGCAGGCGGTGCTGAACCCCGACGGGTACCTCGACACCGAACGCGAACACCGACAGCGTCGCGGGCTGCGGATCGGGAAACACCTGCACGGCATGCACCGGGCAGCGTTGGACCTGGATCCCGAATCGGCGAACGAGCTCATGCTCTACATCGAGCCGCTGGCCAAGCCCGAGGCTCACGACGACGGCACTCCGGACCCGCGCACCGCCTCCCAGCGGCGCCTCGACGCGCTGCTACAACTGGTGCGGTGGGGCAGCGAGCACAACGCGATGCCCAAACCCGGCGGCCGACCCCTGCACGTGATGGCCACCGTCACGTTGAAAGAGCTGTACGGGATGGCCGGGCTCGCCTACCTCAACAACGGCGACCCACTGTCCGTGCAACAGCTCCTCGCCAAGGCCGGCGAGACCGACATCAGCCTGACCGTCTT is a genomic window of Streptosporangiales bacterium containing:
- a CDS encoding alpha/beta fold hydrolase; translation: MQSTRYRRPGLVVREHVLPVPLDHARPDGERIDLFARELVDSDREHDELPWLLWLQGGPGNRAERPGQVSGWLARALREFRVVLMDQRGTGRSTPATRQTLPERGDAKAQAAYLTHFRADSIVRDGEVLRRTLAGDDARWTLVGQSFGGFCVLSYLSFAPDGVREAIVTGGLPALEGGPDPVYRSTYEQVARRNAAYFARYPDDQRRARDVARHLTGTAERLPTGEVLTARRFQTAGMVLGNAARFDAFHDLLEDPFATSGGTRVLNDTFLHAVSAMVSFADRPLYALLHEPCWCQGEAANWSAERTRAERGGEFAAAADTFRFTGEMVYPWQYDEDPALVPLRDTAYLLAEKDDWPALYDVDRLAANEVPVAAAVYVDDMYVPLDHSLTTARRIGALNPWITNTHQHDGIRQDGAAVLDRMLDMVRGR
- a CDS encoding DUF222 domain-containing protein, which produces MDEDRAAPPSVDEQAWEDVLTISQALGRLARTDFASVSDLDGLALAAEEAARKMPLVSQAFAREVRDRGLHVDRGARSVESYLRSVLRIDPSEAKARLAAVDALHPRTQPSGEVLPPKYPKAAGAVVSGEMSTSHAMVIADALDTLPAAVPVQVRDDAEQHLVECALEMHPAFLKRAAETMQAVLNPDGYLDTEREHRQRRGLRIGKHLHGMHRAALDLDPESANELMLYIEPLAKPEAHDDGTPDPRTASQRRLDALLQLVRWGSEHNAMPKPGGRPLHVMATVTLKELYGMAGLAYLNNGDPLSVQQLLAKAGETDISLTVFGTEGEVLHHGRTQRVAPAGLRAAVIARDKGCQHAGCDSKPLYCDVHHVDWWSRGGETDIDNSALLCGRHRVS